TAGCCGACAACGTCAGGAGGTTGGCCTACCGGACGGCTCGCTACGAAGGATGCACATCGGGTTGGCAAGTTGGGTTATAATAACCCGACTCGCTACCTGACCCCCGACACCGAGGACCGGCTTTGGGGTATTCGGGGTTGGGGAACCGGGTGTCGGGTGGACCTATGGCCCGACATCCAGCGCCTAACGCTAAATCAAATCTTAGTGGGGCGGATGGTTCGGACATGAGGGTCCAGCGAGCTCCGGTCGCGCCCGGCCATCGGCTCGGCGTGGCGATGGGCCTGGCCACGCTGGCGGCCCTGGGCGTCTGGCTGTTCTATGCCTACGTCTTTGTGGCCCGGACGCCCTATGCGGGGATCTGGCTCCACGGGAGCTGGCGGGTCGAGGCCGTCGAGCCGTCCGTCGAAAACCAGGCCCTCATTCGGCCGGGAGATCAGATTCTGGCCATCGGCAACTTAACCTATTCAGGGATCTTGGTCGACCGCCGGCGGGTCCCCTTTGCCGGGTTTCGACCCGGGGACCGGGTTCCCATTCGGCTGATTCGGGACGGCCGGGAGCGGGTCGTCGAGTGGACGCTTCCGGGGCCGACCCTGCGGGCCGTGGCGAAGCGTCTGTCGTTCTTCCTGCCGGTTTTCATCCTCTGGCTTTTAGGCTCCCTGGCGTGGTTTGTCCTGCGGCCCCGGAATGAGGCGTGGGCCCTCGTGATTCTGTTTCATCACGTGACGGCCGTCTGGCTGGCCGTGGGGACCGTGTCGGTTTACTGTACGGCCTGGTCGTCCCTCGTGCTCCATGCCGTCACGTGGCTGATGGCGCCCGTCTACCTGCACCTCCACCTGGTCCTGCCGACGCCCCTGCTGGCCCGGCGGGTCCGGCATCGTTCCTTAGGGGTCCTGTACGGGCTGGCCGGTATCCTCGCCGTCTTAGAGCTTTTCCAAGCACTCCCCTCTACGGCCTACTTTATCGGCTTCCTCGTGGCCGTCCTGGGGAGCCTGGTCCTTTTGGTCCTTCGGTGGTGGCTCCGGCGGGCGCCGGCCGAGCGGCAGGCGACGCGTCTGATGGCGACGGGCCTCCTGCTGGCCTTCGGGCCTTTGCTGGTCCTGCATGCCAGCTTTTTGTTGGCCCTGAAGGCTTACATTCAGCTCACCACGATGGTCTTCCTCGTCCTCCTCGTGCCCGTCCTGCCGATGTTTTACGCCTATGCGGCCTTCAAGCGGTATCTCGGGGCGATGGAGGTCCGGGCGAACCGCCTGCTGGGCCTGTACAGTTTCGGCCTCATCTACGTGACGGTTTATCTCTTGGTCCTCCTGCCGAGCCGCTGGTGGTTTGACACGCCGCCGGGGATGCTGTTGTACAGTCTGGGGACGTCGGCCGTCTTTGTCCTGGCGGCGCCGGCCCTGCAGGCTCGCTTTCAGCGGCTCTTCAACCGGATCGCTTACGGGGCCCGGCACGACCCGACGGAGCTGTTGATCCTCTTTGCCCAGCGGATTCCCACGGCCCGGGACCAGAGGACACTGGTCGACATGCTGGCCGACGAGATGCTCCCGGCCCTGCTGATCCGGCAGTCGGCGTTATACGTCTGGCAGGAGGGCGTCTATGACCTCGTGTATGCGCGAGGCATCTCCCTGGATGAGAAGGAGGCGCTTCCGAGTCGTATCCCGGCGCTTCTGGCCGAGGCGGGCCGCTACCGGGCGCCCTTTCCGGGGACGCCGGCCGAGACGGACTGGGTCCGTCTGGTCATCCCCCTGACGGTCCAGGACCGCTGGATAGGCGTGTGGCTCTTCGGGGGTCGGGACCCGGACGACTTCTATCCCCAGGCAGACGTGGACCTGCTGACGGCTCTGGCGGGTCAGGTGGCCGTCGGCCTGGAAAATACTCGGCTCTATGCTGATCTTCGCCAGCGGGCCCAACAGTTGCAGGAGCTGTACGACCGGACCCGCTTCACCCAATTTGCGGTCGACCATGCGTCGGATGCGGCCCTCTGGGTAGACGACCGGGGTCGGATCAGATACGCCAATCACGCCGCCTGTCGTCTGCTGGGTCGGACGCCGGAGGCCGTCGTCGGGGTCTGGGTCCGAGACTTGCGTCTGGAGGTCCCGGAGGTCACATGGGAGGCTTTCTGTAACAAGCTGAAGGCCGAGGGCGTCGCCAAGGTCGAGGTCCGCTACCGGACACCGGAGGGGTCGTCGATCCCCTTGGAGCTGACGGTCAACCGGGTGAGTTTCGGGGCGCGGTCGTACGACTGCGTCTTTGCCCGGGATATCAAGGACCGGAAGGAGGCCGAGGCGGCTATCCGGAAGCTCCTGGCCGAGACGGAGGAGCAGGCGGCGTGGCTTCGGGAGATCCTGGACACGGTCTCGGAGGGGATCATCCTGCTGGATGGTCAACGGCGAGTCGTGCGGGCGAACCCCTTGGGGATGGCTTACCTGGAGGTCTTGGCCGGCCCTTACATCGGGGCCGAGTTGACCCGTTTGGGGGACCGGCGGCTCGATGAGTTTTTGCAACCCTCCCATGGGGGGACGCTCCAGGAGGTCGAGGTCGCCGGTCCGCCCCGGCGGATCTTTGAGGTCGACGCCCGTCCGATTCGACGGCTCCAGGGCGGATGGGTCGTCGTCCTGCGGGACGTGACGGAGCGACGGGAGATTCAGGAGCGGGTCCAGACCCAGGAGCGCTTGGCGGCCATCGGCCAGTTGGCGGCCGGGATCGCCCATGACTTCAACAACCTGCTGACGGGGATGATGGGCTTTGCGGAGCTCCTGCGGGACCATCCGGACCTGCCGGCGCAGGCCCGGGAGTGGGCCAGCACGATCCTCCAGCAGGGTCGGTCAGCGGCTCAACTCATTCGGCAGATCCTCGACTTCAGCCGCAAGAGCCTGATGGAGAAACAGCCCGTCGAGCTGGTGGCCTTCCTGAGCGAGGCGGCCAAGCTGTTTCAACGGACGCTGACGGCCAGCATCGAGGTCAGCTTCGAATATGAAGCGGGCGAGTACTGGGTCCACGGGGACCCGGCCCAGCTCC
This genomic stretch from bacterium HR11 harbors:
- the cckA_5 gene encoding Sensor kinase CckA, yielding MRVQRAPVAPGHRLGVAMGLATLAALGVWLFYAYVFVARTPYAGIWLHGSWRVEAVEPSVENQALIRPGDQILAIGNLTYSGILVDRRRVPFAGFRPGDRVPIRLIRDGRERVVEWTLPGPTLRAVAKRLSFFLPVFILWLLGSLAWFVLRPRNEAWALVILFHHVTAVWLAVGTVSVYCTAWSSLVLHAVTWLMAPVYLHLHLVLPTPLLARRVRHRSLGVLYGLAGILAVLELFQALPSTAYFIGFLVAVLGSLVLLVLRWWLRRAPAERQATRLMATGLLLAFGPLLVLHASFLLALKAYIQLTTMVFLVLLVPVLPMFYAYAAFKRYLGAMEVRANRLLGLYSFGLIYVTVYLLVLLPSRWWFDTPPGMLLYSLGTSAVFVLAAPALQARFQRLFNRIAYGARHDPTELLILFAQRIPTARDQRTLVDMLADEMLPALLIRQSALYVWQEGVYDLVYARGISLDEKEALPSRIPALLAEAGRYRAPFPGTPAETDWVRLVIPLTVQDRWIGVWLFGGRDPDDFYPQADVDLLTALAGQVAVGLENTRLYADLRQRAQQLQELYDRTRFTQFAVDHASDAALWVDDRGRIRYANHAACRLLGRTPEAVVGVWVRDLRLEVPEVTWEAFCNKLKAEGVAKVEVRYRTPEGSSIPLELTVNRVSFGARSYDCVFARDIKDRKEAEAAIRKLLAETEEQAAWLREILDTVSEGIILLDGQRRVVRANPLGMAYLEVLAGPYIGAELTRLGDRRLDEFLQPSHGGTLQEVEVAGPPRRIFEVDARPIRRLQGGWVVVLRDVTERREIQERVQTQERLAAIGQLAAGIAHDFNNLLTGMMGFAELLRDHPDLPAQAREWASTILQQGRSAAQLIRQILDFSRKSLMEKQPVELVAFLSEAAKLFQRTLTASIEVSFEYEAGEYWVHGDPAQLQQILMNLVLNARDAMPKGGRLTIRLGRLHLAEGAGVPYPGMGPGEWVRLEVSDTGTGIPSEILPRIFEPFFTTKERGRGTGLGLAQVYGLVRQHDGFIDVRSQVGVGTTFIIYLPALRRAAVAPAVAAVSETLPTGGGELILLVEDEDAVRAVLQAMLERLGYRVVAAASGPEAIRLYQDYRGQVALVLSDMVMPGMNGLALLQALQAIDPRVRMVLATGHPLGEEIREFLQRGLVGWIQKPVQLADLARLLRQTLRKAPAPAVIDFQTRKVT